The genomic stretch GCCACTCATGATGTCTTCCCCAATTGGTCGAATATGCTGCCAAGGGGTAGCTGGCTCAATAATTTCTAGCACTCCTTCATTAACTTCGTTGACATGTTCAATCATAATAACTGAATCAAAAGGAGAAGGAATTTTGTGACCTGTATCTACATAAACAAAATCTTTACCTTCAGTTAATTGAATTGGATTTTTTTCATGAGCTTCATAAGTTGTCTCCGCAATAACCGCAATCCCATCCATTGCCGATGCATGATAATGAGGAACAGACTGGGATGCGAATATCGGCTTTGCAGTTACTCTGTGCAATGCTTGTTCAACAGGGATAAACTCGGTTCTCTCCAACATATGATTATGTTCCATCCATTCAGACAGAGCCTGGTTTCTTGGCTTGTCTTCCAAATAAATGGTACGTTTGAAGTTTTTCTCTCCCACCCATTTCACCTCTTTTTAAAATAAATAGACAGGAACAAGATTTCCTTTTTCATATCCTTCTCTTTCGCTGGAAATCTCTAATATTCCATTACTTTCTAATAGAGTAGAAATCAACCCGGATTTGCCTAAGATCGGTTCCGCATAAAGTTGCTGATTTTTTTCAAATAATTTTACTCGAATATAATCAGTTCGACCAGGGGTTGAAGAAAGGTTTTTAGTAAGAATGGCATTTGATTTTTTGGCATAGACCACTTCTTCTCCTCTTAATCGATAGATGACTTCTTTTCCAAATAAAAAGAAAATGATAAAAGCAGAAGCTGGATGTCCTGGAAGTCCCAAGATCGGTTTTTCCTGTGCCAAAGAAAATATGGTTGGTTTTCCAGGCTTAATGGAAATTCCATGAAACTGAAGGCCCGGCTCTCCTAACGATTCCATTACTTCTACAGTGTAGTCCTTCGTTCCAACGGAGCTTCCACCAGATAATAATAAGAAATCAACCTCTTGTAACATCTCTTTTGCTTTATTTTGCAACTCTTCAAATGAGTCAGAAATTATTCCGCCATAAACAAATTCTGCATTCCATTTTTTTACCCATTGACCCACTATAAGAGCATTCATATCACGAACTTTTCCTAATGGAAGTTCTTTCGTAGTATAAGGAACAATTTCATTTCCTGTTGAAAAATAACCAATTTTGACAGGTTGATAGACACTAATTTCATAGATTCCTAATCCACCAAGAGCCGCTAAATGTTGAGGACCTAACTCTGTTCCTTTGGACAACACAAGTTGATTTTGATCAATATCTTCGCCAGCAAAAATTACATTTTCCCTTGGTGCAACCTGACGATAAATATTTAAAAGATCGTCTATTTCCTCACAATGCTCGATCATTACCATACTGTCGCTTCCCTCGGGAAGCATTCCACCAGTAGGAACATACATAGCTTCTCCAAATTGGATTGGTTTGCTTGCTTCCACGCCCATTTCGACTTTTCCCACATTTGTTAAAAAAGCTGGCATCGATTCTGACGCGCCAAACGTATCCTTCGCTTTTACAGCATAACCATCAACTGATGACCTTTTAAAAGCAGGAACTTGTTCATGAGAGAATATGTCTTCAGCTAAAATCTTGCCTACCGCTTCCTCAATGGGGATAGTTTCAACTTTATTTAGAGTTGGAACCTTTTCCTTAATTAATTGTTTAGCTTCCTCAACAGATACTACATTAAAAAATTTCATCCTATCACCTAATTTTTTGTAATCATTCTTTTTGCATTCTCATATTCTTCAGGATGGTTCATATTAAAGAAATGTTTTTGAACCACGGAATCTTCCACTTGAAAACTAGTTTTATATTTCACACTGATTTTTTGAAGCAAAGATTCCATTCGAAGTTCGTTGTTTTTGATACATTCTTTAACAACAGAGAGCACCGATCGATGATAAACTCCCATCAAGGGATGCTTTCTTCCTTCCACCTTCGGGACCACCGCATCACACGAGACTGCTTCATCTATGAGTTCACCAATAATCTTACGGGAGATTAGAGGCATATCACATGCTATAATTACATACCATTCACTTTCAACATTCTCCATCACGCTTTCTAGTCCTGCCAAAGGACCTTTCCCTGGATGGATATCTTGATATACTGGAATTTGCAAAAAAGAGTAACTTTCTATTTCATTACTAATTATAACACTAGATTCAACAACTGTGGAAACTTCATCCAAAATGTGTCCAATGGCTTGCTTCCCATTTAAAGGTAAAAGAGCCTTGTTTGTTCCCATCCTCCTAGATTGTCCACCGGCTAGAATGACTCCACAAAATTTCATAATCTTCAATCCTTTAATTTTGTTTTTGAGTATCTTGTTTGATATCCCCATACCCTTTTTCTTGAGCAATATAATCAAGATGGATGGTTAGAATATCTAGTAAAGCGGGCTCTGGTTTTTGAATATAGGCACTGGTGTCTATCACTTTAATGTAACCATTGCACTCGTTACAAACTTGAATTTGAGCTTCCTTCTGTCTCTCGACTGATAAATATTTCAATTT from Bacillaceae bacterium S4-13-56 encodes the following:
- a CDS encoding molybdopterin molybdotransferase MoeA, with the protein product MKFFNVVSVEEAKQLIKEKVPTLNKVETIPIEEAVGKILAEDIFSHEQVPAFKRSSVDGYAVKAKDTFGASESMPAFLTNVGKVEMGVEASKPIQFGEAMYVPTGGMLPEGSDSMVMIEHCEEIDDLLNIYRQVAPRENVIFAGEDIDQNQLVLSKGTELGPQHLAALGGLGIYEISVYQPVKIGYFSTGNEIVPYTTKELPLGKVRDMNALIVGQWVKKWNAEFVYGGIISDSFEELQNKAKEMLQEVDFLLLSGGSSVGTKDYTVEVMESLGEPGLQFHGISIKPGKPTIFSLAQEKPILGLPGHPASAFIIFFLFGKEVIYRLRGEEVVYAKKSNAILTKNLSSTPGRTDYIRVKLFEKNQQLYAEPILGKSGLISTLLESNGILEISSEREGYEKGNLVPVYLF
- a CDS encoding molybdenum cofactor guanylyltransferase, translating into MKFCGVILAGGQSRRMGTNKALLPLNGKQAIGHILDEVSTVVESSVIISNEIESYSFLQIPVYQDIHPGKGPLAGLESVMENVESEWYVIIACDMPLISRKIIGELIDEAVSCDAVVPKVEGRKHPLMGVYHRSVLSVVKECIKNNELRMESLLQKISVKYKTSFQVEDSVVQKHFFNMNHPEEYENAKRMITKN